A single Amphiprion ocellaris isolate individual 3 ecotype Okinawa chromosome 15, ASM2253959v1, whole genome shotgun sequence DNA region contains:
- the nsun2 gene encoding RNA cytosine C(5)-methyltransferase NSUN2, which produces MGKRSRQRQKNQSAAGRDDRDKAGWGAGYADIVKENKLFEHYYKEQGLVPEGEFEQFMDAMREPLPATIRITGYKSHAKEILHCLKEKYFKDIQELEIDGQMMEAPQALSWYPDEQAWHTNMSRKIIRKSPLLEKFHQFLVSETESGNISRQEAVSMIPPLLLKIEPHHKILDMCAAPGSKTAQLIEMLHADMDVPFPEGFVIANDVDNKRCYLLVHQAKRLNSPCIMVVNHDASCIPTLQIDSDGKKDILFYDRILCDVPCSGDGTMRKNIDVWKKWTTSNSLHLHGLQLRIAVRGVEQLAVGGRMVYSTCSLNPIEDEAVIAALLEKSEGALELADSSADLPGLKWMPGVTSWKLMTKDGQWFSDWSEVPSSRHTQIRPTMFPPKDAEKLAALHLERCMRILPHHQNTGGFFVAVLVKKAPMPWNKRYPKLRKDVSSSSAAQSEVSSMASSPADAPRLLPEGPLEEMERGSSEGKVDEEAEKEVPKGASVAQEASAKQEGMCGPPPSKKMRLFGYKEDPFVFLTEDDPVFNTIQSFYDLSGDFPKLNVLTRTHEGKKRHLYMVSKELRNVLLNNSERMKVINTGVKVWSRNSDGEEFGCAFRLAQEGIYTLQPYIRSRIIRVSVEDIKVLLTQENPFLSKLEDDAHAQAKKMGMGSIVLKYIPNANNPAEPQCPIQLCGWRGKTSIRAFVPRNERFHYLRMLGVEVFRDKQGLGQKRGDGEKEGKEQVEDEVEKDAEEEEGAGDNETELDLENGDQNGSSKPKTEGGNKETSS; this is translated from the exons GGCTGGGGAGCTGGGTATGCTGACATTGTCAAGGAGAACAAGCTGTTCGAGCACTACTACAAGGAACAGGGCCTGGTGCCTGAAGGAGAGTTTGAACAGTTCATGGACGCGATGAGGGAACCGCTTCCTGCAACCATCCGCATCACTGGATACAAGAG CCATGCCAAGGAGATCCTTCACTGTCTGAAGGAAAAATACTTTAAAGATATCCAGGAGCTGGAAATTGATGGGCAGATGATGGAAGCTCCACAAGCTCTCAGCTG GTATCCTGATGAGCAGGCCTGGCACACCAACATGAGCAGGAAGATCATTAGAAAATCTCCCCTGCTGGAGAAGTTCCACCAGTTTTTGGTCAGCGAAACAGAGTCG GGGAACATCAGCCGACAGGAAGCTGTCAGTATGATCCCTCCTCTGCTCCTGAAGATTGAGCCCCATCACAAG ATCTTGGACATGTGTGCAGCTCCAGGGTCGAAGACCGCACAGCTGATCGAGATGCTCCATGCTGACATGGATGTGCCATTTCCAG AGGGCTTTGTCATCGCCAATGACGTGGACAACAAGCGCTGCTACTTACTTGTGCACCAGGCCAAGCGTCTCAACAGCCCATGCATCATGGTGGTCAACCACGATGCCTCCTGCATTCCCACGCTCCAGATAGACTCAGATGGCAAGAAGGACATCCTCTTCTATGACCGCATCCTGTGTGACGTCCCCTGCAG TGGGGACGGCACCATGAGGAAGAACATAGACGTGTGGAAGAAATGGACGACCAGCAACAGCCTGCACCTCCACGG GCTCCAGCTGCGGATCGCAGTGCGCGGCGTTGAACAGCTGGCTGTGGGAGGGAGGATGGTCTACTCCACCTGTTCACTCAACCCTATAGAGGACGAAGCTGTCATAGCAGCACTGCTGGAGAAGAGTGAAG GAGCTCTGGAGCTCGCCGACAGCTCAGCTGACCTGCCAGGCCTGAAGTGGATGCCTGGCGTCACTTCCTGGAAG CTGATGACCAAAGACGGCCAGTGGTTCTCCGACTGGTCCGAGGTTCCGAGCAGTCGTCACACGCAGATCCGCCCCACTATGTTCCCGCCAAAAGACGCAGAGAAACTAGCGGCTCTGCATCTGGAGAGATG TATGAGGATTCTGCCTCATCACCAGAACACTGGAGGTTTCTTTGTGGCCGTGTTGGTGAAGAAAGCCCCGATGCCTTGGAACAAAAGATATCCCAAG CTGAGGAAGGACGTCTCGTCCAGCTCAGCGGCCCAGAGCGAAGTCTCTTCCATGGCCTCGTCACCAGCCGATGCTCCCCGACTCCTCCCAGAGGGTCCtctggaggagatggagaggggCAGCTCTGAGGGAAAAGTAGACGAGGAGGCAGAGAAGGAGGTGCCCAAAGGAGCTTCTGTGGCTCAGGAGGCCAGTGCCAAACAAGAGGGGATGTGTGG TCCTCCTCCCTCTAAGAAGATGAGGCTGTTTGGCTATAAAGAAGACCCCTTTGTGTTCTTAACTGAAGACGACCCTGTCTTTAATACCATACA ATCTTTCTATGATCTGTCTGGTGACTTCCCAAAGCTCAATGTCCTGACCAGGACCCACGAAGGCAAGAAGAGACACTTGTACATGGTGTCCAAAGAGCTCCGCAATGTGCTGCTCAATAACAGTGAGCGTATGAAg GTCATTAACACAGGGGTAAAGGTGTGGTCTCGCAACAGTGATGGTGAGGAGTTTGGCTGTGCTTTCAGACTGGCTCAGgag GGTATATACACCCTACAGCCATATATTCGCTCAAGGATAATTAGAGTGAGTGTGGAGGACATCAAAGTGCTGCTGACCCAGGAGAACCCTTTCCTTAGCAAACTGGAGGATGATGCTCATGCTCAGGCCAAGAAAATGG GAATGGGTAGCATTGTGCTGAAGTACATTCCAAACGCAAA TAACCCAGCAGAGCCTCAGTGTCCCATCCAGCTGTGTGGCTGGAGGGGAAAGACGTCCATCCGAGCCTTCGTGCCCCGCAATGAGAGGTTTCATTACCTCCGAATGTTAGGTGTGGAAGTCTTCAGAGACAAACAGGGCCTGGGGCAGaaaagaggagatggagaaaaggaaggaaaggaaCAGGTAGAGGATGAGGTGGAAAAGGacgcagaggaagaagaaggagcagGGGATAATGAGACTGAGCTGGACTTGGAGAACGGTGATCAAAATGGCTCATCGAAACCAAAGACAGAAGGCGGCAACAAAGAGACTAGTAGCTGA